From a single bacterium genomic region:
- a CDS encoding HD domain-containing protein yields MTTAERVPSREEAWALLCAHTPSEALRTHALAVEAVMRHFAPRYGGDPELWGAVGLVHDLDYDLHPQEHCQHTPRLLREAGWPEPLIRAVLSHGWETCTEVEPESELERVLFAVDELTGLVAATALVRPSRSVLDTTVSSVRKKWKNARFAAGVDRALIERGAERLGLPLETLIAETIAGMQTAAGALGLAGEPGAVGAGGEG; encoded by the coding sequence ATGACGACAGCCGAGCGCGTCCCGAGCCGCGAGGAGGCCTGGGCGCTGCTCTGCGCTCACACGCCGAGCGAGGCTCTGCGCACGCACGCCCTGGCCGTCGAGGCCGTGATGCGCCACTTCGCCCCGCGCTACGGCGGCGACCCCGAGCTCTGGGGCGCCGTTGGGCTCGTCCACGATCTCGATTACGACCTGCATCCCCAGGAGCACTGCCAGCACACGCCCCGCCTGCTGCGCGAGGCCGGCTGGCCGGAGCCGCTCATCCGCGCCGTGCTCAGCCACGGCTGGGAGACCTGCACGGAGGTGGAGCCCGAGAGCGAGCTGGAGCGCGTGCTCTTCGCCGTCGACGAGCTGACCGGTCTCGTCGCCGCGACGGCCCTGGTCCGGCCCAGTCGCAGCGTGCTGGACACCACCGTTTCCTCGGTGCGCAAGAAGTGGAAGAACGCGCGCTTCGCCGCGGGCGTGGACCGCGCCCTCATCGAGCGGGGCGCCGAGCGCCTCGGCCTGCCGCTGGAGACCCTGATCGCCGAGACCATCGCCGGCATGCAGACGGCGGCCGGCGCCCTGGGTCTGGCGGGCGAGCCGGGGGCAGTCGGCGCGGGAGGCGAGGGATGA